One Streptomyces coeruleorubidus DNA segment encodes these proteins:
- a CDS encoding Cgl0159 family (beta/alpha)8-fold protein, which yields MNIGIPDLTTVRARNPEAVAEAAARRVRRPLIGDSGRLMIVAADHPARGALGVGDRRLAMANRAELLERLCVALSRPGVDGVLATADILEDLLLLGVLENKVVMGSMNRGGLAGATFEMDDRFTGHRAEDIARLRFDAGKLLVRIDYDDPGSLTTLESTARAIDAMAARQLPLFVEPFISRRVDGKVRNDLSAEAVTRSIAISSGLGGTSAYTWLKLPVTDDPDDMAQVLETSTLPVVLLGGEVGGDQEGAYERWRKALRLPAVQGMVVGRSLLYPAEGSVEEAVDTAVGLL from the coding sequence TTGAACATCGGCATCCCCGACCTCACCACGGTCCGGGCCCGGAACCCCGAGGCCGTCGCCGAGGCGGCCGCCCGCCGGGTGCGCCGCCCGCTGATCGGCGACAGCGGCCGGCTGATGATCGTGGCCGCCGACCACCCGGCGCGCGGCGCCCTCGGGGTCGGTGACCGGCGCCTGGCCATGGCCAACCGCGCCGAACTGCTGGAACGGCTCTGCGTCGCGCTGTCGAGGCCCGGGGTCGACGGGGTGCTCGCCACCGCCGACATCCTGGAGGACCTGCTCCTGCTCGGGGTGCTGGAGAACAAGGTCGTCATGGGCTCGATGAACCGGGGCGGCCTCGCCGGCGCCACGTTCGAGATGGACGACCGTTTCACCGGCCACCGCGCCGAGGACATCGCCCGGCTCCGCTTCGACGCGGGCAAGCTCCTGGTCCGCATCGACTACGACGACCCGGGCTCGCTCACCACCCTGGAGTCCACCGCGCGGGCGATCGACGCCATGGCGGCCCGGCAACTCCCCCTGTTCGTCGAGCCGTTCATCTCCCGGCGGGTCGACGGCAAGGTCCGCAACGACCTGTCCGCCGAGGCCGTCACCCGGTCCATCGCGATCTCCTCGGGGCTGGGCGGCACCTCCGCCTACACCTGGCTGAAGCTGCCCGTCACCGACGACCCGGACGACATGGCCCAGGTCCTGGAGACCTCCACGCTCCCCGTCGTCCTGCTCGGCGGCGAGGTCGGCGGCGACCAGGAGGGCGCGTACGAACGCTGGCGCAAGGCCCTGCGCCTGCCCGCCGTGCAGGGCATGGTCGTCGGGCGCTCGCTGCTCTACCCGGCCGAGGGCAGCGTGGAAGAGGCGGTGGACACCGCCGTCGGCCTGCTGTGA
- the iolC gene encoding 5-dehydro-2-deoxygluconokinase: protein MAEPAQYFDLITMGRIGVDLYPLQTGVPLPQVETFGKFLGGSAANVAVAAARLGRRTAVITRTGNDPFGAYLHEELRSFGVDDRWVTPVDAYPTPITFCEIFPPDDFPLYFYRRPKAPDLEIHTDDLDFFAIRGARIFWITGTGLSEEPSRSATLAALKARDKAGITVFDLDWRPMFWADPEEARPYYREALRHATVAVGNLDECEIATGVREPQACADALLEAGVELAVVKQGPKGVLAVHRDGTRAEVPPVPVEVVNGLGAGDAFGGSLCHGLLAGWDVEKTMRHANAAGALVASRLACSSAMPAESEVEDLLTQASSPSTSH from the coding sequence ATGGCCGAGCCAGCCCAGTATTTCGACTTGATCACGATGGGCCGCATCGGGGTCGACCTCTATCCCCTCCAGACCGGCGTCCCGCTGCCCCAGGTGGAGACGTTCGGGAAATTCCTGGGAGGTTCGGCGGCCAATGTGGCGGTCGCCGCGGCGCGCCTCGGACGACGCACGGCGGTCATCACCCGGACCGGCAACGACCCCTTCGGCGCCTACCTGCACGAGGAGCTGAGGTCCTTCGGCGTCGACGACCGCTGGGTCACCCCGGTCGACGCGTACCCGACGCCGATCACCTTCTGCGAGATCTTCCCGCCGGACGACTTCCCGCTGTACTTCTACCGCCGCCCCAAGGCCCCCGACCTGGAGATCCACACCGACGACCTGGACTTCTTCGCGATCCGCGGGGCCCGGATCTTCTGGATCACCGGCACCGGCCTGAGCGAAGAGCCGAGCCGCTCCGCCACGCTCGCCGCCCTCAAGGCCCGCGACAAGGCGGGCATCACCGTCTTCGACCTCGACTGGCGGCCGATGTTCTGGGCCGACCCCGAGGAGGCCCGCCCGTACTACCGCGAGGCGCTGCGCCACGCCACCGTCGCGGTCGGCAACCTCGACGAGTGCGAGATCGCCACCGGCGTGCGCGAGCCGCAGGCCTGCGCCGACGCGCTGCTGGAGGCGGGCGTGGAACTGGCCGTCGTCAAGCAGGGTCCCAAGGGCGTCCTGGCCGTGCACCGCGACGGCACCAGGGCCGAGGTGCCGCCGGTGCCGGTCGAGGTGGTCAACGGCCTGGGCGCGGGCGACGCCTTCGGCGGCTCCCTGTGCCACGGCCTGCTCGCCGGCTGGGACGTGGAGAAGACCATGCGGCACGCCAACGCCGCCGGTGCCCTCGTCGCCTCACGCCTCGCCTGCTCCTCCGCGATGCCCGCCGAGTCCGAGGTCGAGGACCTCCTCACTCAGGCGTCGTCGCCGAGCACGAGCCACTGA